The proteins below are encoded in one region of Deinococcus ruber:
- a CDS encoding ABC transporter permease translates to MTQLAEASAPAPGLLARLLARREVSLVLILLVVLLGTAAINPRFLGAGSVRDLLLNVTIIALVVVGQTIVLLMKHVDLSVSSTVGLTAFLSGALFIAHPGLPIPLALLFGVVLGAALGAVNGLLVAYGRVPALVATLGTLYVFRGITYAVVHGGQINAANLPPAFLSFATGSVLGVPNLVLLVLVVMILFGIYLGSYRGGREYYAVGSNAEAATLAGINVTRRTLTGFVISGAIAGLAGVLYLARYGTVDASAGTGLELQVIAAAVVGGVSINGGVGTLFGAGIGALLLGVMGSALVTLRAPSFYQQAIQGALLLLAISIDIVVSRRTARRLGQRRTP, encoded by the coding sequence ATGACGCAACTTGCCGAAGCGTCTGCGCCCGCCCCCGGTCTGCTTGCGCGATTGCTGGCACGGCGCGAGGTCAGTCTGGTGCTGATTCTGCTGGTGGTGCTGCTGGGAACTGCCGCCATCAATCCGCGTTTTCTGGGCGCTGGCAGCGTGCGCGACCTGCTGCTCAACGTCACGATTATCGCGCTGGTGGTGGTCGGGCAGACCATCGTCCTGCTGATGAAGCACGTCGATCTGAGCGTCAGCAGCACCGTCGGCCTGACCGCTTTTCTGTCGGGCGCACTGTTTATCGCACATCCGGGGCTGCCGATTCCGCTGGCACTGCTGTTCGGGGTGGTGCTGGGGGCGGCGCTGGGCGCGGTCAATGGGCTGCTGGTCGCGTATGGCCGGGTTCCGGCGCTGGTCGCCACGCTGGGCACGCTGTATGTGTTCCGGGGCATCACTTACGCGGTGGTTCATGGCGGGCAGATCAATGCCGCCAACCTGCCGCCCGCGTTCCTGTCGTTTGCCACCGGAAGCGTGCTGGGCGTGCCGAATCTGGTGCTGCTGGTGCTGGTGGTCATGATCCTGTTTGGAATTTATCTGGGGTCGTACCGGGGTGGGCGCGAATACTACGCGGTCGGTTCCAATGCCGAAGCCGCCACCCTCGCGGGCATCAACGTCACCCGCCGCACCCTGACCGGATTCGTCATCAGCGGCGCGATTGCCGGACTCGCCGGGGTGCTGTATCTGGCCCGCTACGGCACGGTAGACGCCAGCGCGGGCACGGGATTGGAACTCCAGGTGATCGCGGCGGCGGTGGTGGGCGGCGTGAGTATCAACGGCGGCGTCGGCACGCTGTTCGGGGCCGGAATCGGAGCGCTGCTGCTGGGGGTGATGGGCAGCGCCCTGGTCACGCTGCGTGCGCCGAGCTTCTATCAGCAGGCGATTCAGGGCGCACTGCTGCTGCTGGCGATCTCGATCGACATCGTGGTTTCGCGGCGCACGGCCCGGCGGCTGGGCCAGCGGAGGACTCCATGA
- a CDS encoding bifunctional aldolase/short-chain dehydrogenase, whose amino-acid sequence MTDTRTRATRPESRWNDADAPTSDGLAALTYRSRLLGSDRTLVNIYGGNTSTKSVEKDHLGRDVTVLWVKGSGSDIASITEKGFAGLKLDEVLPLFDRPSMSDEEMTAYLDRTAFEVGRPRQSIETLLHAFVPAKHVDHTHPDAIIAIACTPNGPDIMREIYGERAAWVDYIRPGFTLSQQIGAAVRNNPNLEAVVMGKHGLVTWGDTSKESYDQTLRIIGEAQAYLDAHSEAQPFGGAKVASLPDSERDALLVQVLPMLRGAMKGARPVILKVDTSPEAIEFVNSHAAAELSQVGAACPDHLVHTKRVPLYLDWTPDQGPDALIQAAKDGVARFKTDYASYFEENKSEGDVMFTPSPRIVLIPGVGMVTSGPDAQGADVSRQLYLRAIQVMKSASSLGGFVSLSAAESYAIEYWPLELYKLSLKPAPKALEGHVALVTGAASGIGRAIAARLSQEGAHIVIADLNTDGGRTVAEDLTKLRGYERATSVGMNVTEEAQVMGAYSHAVLAYGGVDIAVNNAGIASSAPIEETSLEMWNRNQSILSTGYFLVAREAFKLMKSQGTGGNLVFIGSKNSVAAGKNAAAYSTAKAAELHLARCLAEEGGAAGIRVNSVLPDGILAGSSIWDGKWRAERAATYGIEPDKLEEFYRNRTTLKVNVLPEDIAEAVYWLASPAAAKTTGGVITVDGGVPTAYVR is encoded by the coding sequence ATGACCGACACCCGCACCCGTGCCACACGCCCCGAAAGCCGCTGGAACGACGCCGACGCGCCCACCTCCGACGGTCTCGCCGCCCTGACCTACCGTTCCCGCCTGCTGGGGTCTGACCGCACGCTGGTCAATATCTACGGCGGCAATACCAGCACCAAGAGCGTGGAAAAAGACCATCTGGGCCGCGATGTCACGGTGCTGTGGGTCAAGGGCAGCGGCTCGGATATCGCCAGCATCACCGAGAAGGGGTTCGCGGGCCTGAAGCTGGATGAAGTGTTGCCGCTGTTTGACCGCCCCAGCATGTCGGATGAGGAAATGACGGCGTACCTCGACCGCACCGCCTTCGAGGTGGGCCGCCCGCGCCAGAGCATCGAGACGCTGCTGCATGCCTTCGTGCCCGCCAAACACGTTGATCACACGCACCCAGACGCCATTATTGCGATTGCCTGCACGCCGAACGGCCCGGACATCATGCGCGAGATTTACGGCGAGCGGGCCGCGTGGGTGGACTACATCCGGCCCGGTTTTACCCTCTCGCAGCAGATCGGCGCGGCGGTGCGGAACAATCCGAATCTGGAAGCGGTGGTGATGGGCAAACACGGGCTGGTGACGTGGGGCGACACTTCCAAGGAAAGCTACGACCAGACGCTGAGGATCATTGGCGAGGCACAGGCGTATCTGGACGCCCACAGCGAGGCCCAGCCGTTCGGCGGCGCGAAGGTCGCCAGCCTGCCGGACAGCGAACGTGACGCCCTCCTGGTACAAGTACTCCCGATGCTGCGCGGCGCGATGAAGGGAGCGCGGCCCGTGATTCTAAAGGTGGACACCAGCCCAGAGGCGATAGAATTCGTCAACTCGCACGCTGCCGCCGAGCTGTCGCAGGTGGGCGCGGCCTGCCCGGATCATCTGGTTCATACCAAGCGGGTGCCGCTGTATCTGGACTGGACGCCCGATCAGGGACCAGACGCGCTGATTCAGGCCGCAAAAGACGGCGTGGCCCGATTCAAAACCGACTATGCCAGCTACTTCGAGGAAAACAAGTCGGAAGGCGACGTGATGTTCACGCCCAGCCCGCGCATCGTGCTGATTCCGGGTGTGGGCATGGTCACGAGCGGCCCCGACGCGCAGGGGGCCGACGTGTCGCGCCAGCTGTATCTGCGGGCCATTCAGGTGATGAAGAGTGCCAGCAGTCTGGGCGGCTTCGTAAGCCTCAGCGCTGCCGAGAGTTACGCCATCGAATACTGGCCGCTGGAGCTGTACAAACTGAGCCTGAAGCCCGCTCCGAAGGCGCTGGAAGGCCATGTGGCGCTGGTCACGGGCGCGGCCAGCGGCATCGGGCGAGCCATCGCGGCGCGGCTGTCGCAGGAGGGCGCACACATCGTCATTGCCGATCTGAACACAGACGGCGGGCGAACGGTGGCCGAAGACCTGACGAAGCTGCGCGGCTATGAGCGGGCCACCAGCGTGGGCATGAACGTGACCGAGGAAGCGCAGGTGATGGGCGCGTATAGCCATGCAGTACTGGCATACGGTGGCGTGGATATCGCCGTGAACAACGCCGGAATTGCCTCCAGCGCTCCGATTGAAGAGACTTCGCTGGAGATGTGGAACCGCAATCAGAGCATTCTGTCTACTGGCTATTTTCTGGTGGCCCGCGAAGCCTTCAAGCTGATGAAATCGCAGGGCACGGGCGGCAATCTGGTGTTTATCGGCAGCAAAAACAGCGTGGCGGCGGGCAAAAACGCGGCGGCCTACAGCACGGCGAAGGCAGCAGAGTTGCATCTGGCCCGCTGCCTGGCCGAGGAAGGCGGCGCGGCGGGCATCCGGGTCAATTCGGTGCTTCCAGACGGCATTCTGGCCGGGAGCAGCATCTGGGACGGCAAATGGCGGGCCGAGCGGGCAGCGACCTACGGCATCGAACCCGACAAACTGGAGGAGTTCTACCGCAACCGCACCACCCTGAAGGTGAACGTGCTGCCCGAAGACATCGCGGAGGCCGTATACTGGCTGGCCTCGCCCGCCGCCGCCAAGACCACCGGGGGCGTCATCACGGTGGATGGCGGGGTGCCGACGGCGTATGTGCGCTGA
- a CDS encoding (Fe-S)-binding protein — translation MQIDLFITCLNDALFPQTGLAMARLLRRLGHTVRFNEAQTCCGQMHFNTGYQAEALPLIRKFVQDFRDAEVIVAPSGSCVAFVRDLYPKAAEWAGDEVLLAQVQELGTRTFELSEFLVKVLGVEDVGASYPHRVTYHPTCHAARLLRVGDAPLKLLQNVRGLSLVELPASDQCCGFGGTFSVKNPETSTAMLADKVANVMSTRAEVCTAGDNSCLMHIGGGLSRLQSGTGVVHLAEILASVEGEG, via the coding sequence ATGCAGATTGACCTCTTTATCACCTGCCTGAACGACGCGCTGTTCCCGCAGACCGGGCTGGCGATGGCCCGCCTGCTGCGGCGTCTGGGCCACACGGTGCGTTTCAACGAGGCCCAGACCTGCTGCGGGCAGATGCACTTCAACACCGGGTATCAGGCGGAAGCCCTGCCGCTGATCCGAAAATTCGTGCAGGACTTCCGCGATGCCGAGGTGATCGTGGCTCCCAGCGGTTCCTGCGTGGCCTTCGTGCGTGACCTGTATCCAAAAGCCGCCGAGTGGGCCGGAGATGAAGTGTTGCTGGCGCAGGTGCAGGAACTGGGAACGCGCACCTTCGAGCTGTCCGAATTTCTGGTGAAGGTGCTGGGCGTCGAGGACGTGGGCGCGTCGTACCCACACCGGGTCACGTACCATCCGACCTGCCACGCGGCGCGGCTGCTGCGGGTGGGCGACGCACCGCTGAAGCTGCTGCAAAACGTGCGCGGCCTGAGTCTGGTGGAATTGCCCGCCTCTGATCAGTGCTGCGGCTTTGGCGGAACGTTCAGCGTGAAGAACCCCGAGACCAGCACCGCGATGCTGGCCGACAAGGTGGCAAACGTGATGAGTACACGGGCCGAGGTCTGCACGGCGGGCGATAACAGTTGCCTGATGCACATCGGCGGCGGGCTGAGCCGATTACAGAGCGGAACGGGCGTGGTGCATCTGGCCGAGATTCTGGCGAGTGTGGAGGGGGAAGGATGA
- a CDS encoding sugar ABC transporter ATP-binding protein — MTELHAPEPPTPEPHVTPLLTLAHASKSFGPVQALRDVSIELFPGEAHALLGENGAGKSTFVKILAGVHRRDSGTLHVNGQEVNFHSPGEARSAGIAIIYQEPTLFPDLSVAENVLMGRQPLAGLGRIDTAAMRAQVAGILKELGVHLDPARPVRGLSIADQQLVEIAKALSLNAQILIMDEPTAALTLSETERLFRVVRSLRARGAAVLFITHRLEEVFGECQRITIMRDGTWVSSGPTPDYDTDSVVRQMVGRDLGDLYPRSDTTPGEVALSVRGLTQPGVFQDVSFEVRRGEIVGLAGLVGAGRSEVARAIFGIDPREQGEVRLGGHVMPPLRPQTVMAAGLGLVPEDRRQQGLVMEMSIERNANLAILNRLKSGWLMNRDAESRSARDWTSKLRLKAHRLSDPVSSLSGGNQQKVVLAKWLATSPSVLIVDEPTRGIDVGAKAEVHRTLSELAASGLAVLMISSDLPEVLGMADRILVMREGRLVGELSREDSTEEAVMYLATGQRAAVLGGAA, encoded by the coding sequence TTGACTGAGCTGCACGCCCCTGAGCCGCCCACCCCTGAGCCACACGTCACGCCCCTGCTGACCCTCGCGCACGCTTCCAAATCGTTCGGCCCGGTGCAGGCGCTGCGTGACGTGAGCATCGAACTGTTTCCCGGTGAGGCCCACGCGCTGCTGGGCGAAAACGGCGCGGGCAAATCCACCTTCGTCAAGATTCTGGCGGGCGTGCACCGCCGTGACAGTGGCACGCTGCATGTGAACGGGCAGGAGGTCAATTTTCACTCTCCCGGCGAGGCCAGAAGTGCCGGAATCGCCATCATCTATCAGGAACCCACGCTGTTTCCTGATCTGTCAGTGGCCGAAAATGTGCTGATGGGGCGGCAGCCGCTGGCCGGGCTGGGCCGTATCGACACGGCGGCGATGCGGGCGCAGGTGGCAGGCATTCTGAAGGAACTCGGCGTCCACCTCGACCCGGCGCGGCCCGTGCGCGGCCTGAGCATCGCCGATCAGCAGCTCGTGGAAATCGCCAAAGCCCTGTCGCTGAACGCCCAGATTCTGATCATGGACGAACCCACGGCAGCTCTGACGCTCTCGGAAACTGAGCGGCTGTTCCGGGTGGTGCGCTCGCTGCGGGCACGCGGAGCCGCCGTGCTGTTCATCACTCACCGCCTCGAAGAGGTGTTTGGCGAGTGCCAGCGCATCACCATCATGCGCGACGGAACGTGGGTCAGCAGCGGCCCCACCCCCGACTACGACACCGATTCGGTGGTGCGGCAGATGGTGGGGCGTGATCTGGGCGACCTATACCCGCGCAGCGACACCACCCCTGGCGAGGTGGCCCTCTCGGTGCGCGGCCTGACGCAGCCGGGCGTGTTTCAGGACGTGAGTTTCGAGGTGCGGCGCGGCGAAATCGTGGGACTGGCGGGGCTGGTGGGCGCGGGCCGCAGCGAGGTGGCGCGGGCCATCTTCGGCATCGATCCCAGAGAACAGGGCGAGGTGCGGCTGGGTGGTCACGTCATGCCCCCGCTTCGCCCACAGACCGTGATGGCGGCGGGGCTGGGGCTGGTGCCGGAAGACCGCCGTCAGCAGGGGTTGGTGATGGAGATGAGCATCGAGCGCAACGCCAACCTCGCCATCCTGAACCGCCTCAAATCCGGCTGGCTGATGAACCGCGACGCCGAAAGCCGCAGCGCCCGCGACTGGACGAGCAAACTCCGGCTGAAGGCGCACCGCCTGTCCGATCCGGTCAGCAGCCTGTCGGGCGGCAATCAGCAGAAGGTGGTGCTGGCGAAGTGGCTGGCGACGAGTCCAAGCGTGCTGATCGTGGACGAACCCACACGCGGCATCGACGTGGGCGCGAAGGCTGAGGTTCACCGCACGCTTTCGGAGCTGGCAGCGTCGGGCCTCGCGGTGCTGATGATTTCTTCTGATCTGCCGGAAGTGCTGGGCATGGCCGACCGCATTCTGGTGATGCGCGAAGGGCGGCTGGTGGGCGAACTGAGCCGCGAAGACAGCACTGAGGAAGCGGTGATGTACCTCGCCACCGGGCAACGGGCCGCTGTGCTGGGGGGCGCGGCGTGA
- a CDS encoding L-rhamnose mutarotase has product MSSPHHRICFLLQVRPERLEEYKSRHQAVWPDMLAALRSAGWHNYSLFLRPDGLLVGYLETPDFEAALAGMAATDVNARWQAEMAPFFVALQGRPDEGFLQLEEVFHLD; this is encoded by the coding sequence ATGTCGTCACCGCACCACCGAATCTGCTTTCTGCTTCAGGTGCGCCCAGAGCGGCTTGAAGAGTACAAATCCCGTCATCAGGCGGTCTGGCCCGACATGCTGGCTGCCCTGAGATCGGCGGGCTGGCACAACTATTCGCTGTTTCTGCGCCCCGACGGGTTGCTGGTGGGCTATCTGGAAACGCCCGATTTCGAGGCGGCGCTGGCTGGTATGGCCGCTACCGATGTGAACGCCCGCTGGCAGGCGGAAATGGCTCCGTTTTTCGTGGCGCTTCAGGGCCGCCCCGACGAGGGATTCCTGCAACTGGAGGAGGTGTTCCACCTTGACTGA
- a CDS encoding DeoR/GlpR family DNA-binding transcription regulator, with product MPSDNVAPLPGRQQDILRRALTDKVVRIKDLAAEFGVHEMTVRRDLDALCEQGKLLRVHGGAQLLDKTSEELSQSMRAAQNVDAKERIARAALALIQDGDTVALDASTTSLALARLLPARRVQAITCSLDAANVLAAGGVPFLMVGGNFHVPARSFVGAFFLDTMQRLHPDLVFFSAKGYTPDTGFTDPHLPEVGAKQALVRSGSSVVALLDSSKVGRRALATIATHADINTLITDQPLPSELHTRLENDDIQVIVAG from the coding sequence ATGCCTAGCGACAATGTGGCTCCCCTGCCGGGGCGTCAACAGGACATTTTGCGCCGCGCCCTGACCGATAAGGTGGTGCGGATCAAAGATCTGGCCGCAGAATTCGGCGTCCATGAAATGACCGTTCGGCGCGACCTCGACGCCCTGTGCGAGCAGGGAAAACTGCTGCGCGTTCACGGCGGGGCGCAACTGCTCGACAAGACCAGCGAAGAGCTGTCGCAGTCGATGCGGGCGGCACAGAATGTGGACGCCAAAGAGCGCATTGCGCGGGCAGCACTGGCCCTCATTCAGGACGGCGATACGGTGGCCCTCGACGCCAGCACCACCAGCCTGGCTCTTGCACGGCTGTTGCCCGCCCGCCGGGTGCAGGCCATCACGTGCAGCCTTGACGCCGCCAACGTGCTGGCCGCCGGGGGCGTGCCGTTTCTGATGGTGGGGGGCAACTTCCACGTTCCGGCCCGCTCGTTCGTGGGAGCCTTTTTTCTCGACACCATGCAGCGCCTTCACCCCGATCTGGTGTTCTTTTCGGCCAAAGGGTACACGCCCGACACCGGATTCACCGATCCGCATCTGCCGGAAGTGGGCGCAAAACAGGCGCTCGTTCGCAGCGGCAGCAGCGTGGTGGCCCTGCTCGACAGCAGCAAGGTGGGCCGCCGCGCTCTGGCGACCATTGCCACCCACGCCGATATCAACACCCTGATTACCGATCAGCCGCTTCCGTCCGAACTGCATACCCGTCTGGAAAACGACGACATTCAGGTGATCGTGGCGGGGTAG
- a CDS encoding rhamnulokinase, with translation MTSRHIAIDLGASSGRVALGTLDGGTLHVEILHRFPNGGVPVRGRLYWDILGLWREVLHGLKLAAQRGDIASVGVNSWAVDYGLLDEHGDLLNNVHHYRSARLNGVMERVRAELTDEMIYSATGIQFLPFNTLYQLAAEHPDHLARAHTLLMVPDLLHFWLCGAAVTERSNASSTQFFDLVRGDWARELLDALHIPAALLPPIAQAGSDLGELLPEVADLTGLRGVRVVLPATHDTASAVAAVPAEGTNWAYISSGTWSLVGIETPQPIISARTRQENLTNEAGIAGTTRLLKNVMGLWIVQQCNEVWKLEFADLYAQAAGIASGPLIDPDDARFLPPGADMPARVQAWCRATGQAVPQTPAEITRCVLDSLAQRCAEVLTTLEEVSGQPIRVVHVVGGGSQIALLNQLIADASGRAVVAGPVEATLMGNLLVQALSGQEAGQQDVAALRRVVRDSNELYHYTPQPSTNQTTPIKASHAD, from the coding sequence ATGACCTCCCGCCATATCGCCATCGATCTGGGCGCGTCCAGCGGGCGGGTAGCGCTGGGCACGCTGGACGGGGGCACGCTGCACGTCGAGATTCTCCACCGCTTCCCCAACGGCGGCGTTCCGGTGCGTGGCAGGCTCTACTGGGACATTCTGGGCCTGTGGCGCGAGGTGCTGCACGGCCTGAAACTGGCGGCCCAGCGCGGCGACATTGCCAGTGTGGGCGTCAATTCGTGGGCGGTGGATTACGGCCTGCTGGACGAACACGGCGACCTGCTGAACAATGTCCACCATTACCGCAGCGCTCGCCTGAACGGGGTGATGGAGCGCGTGCGGGCCGAGTTGACCGACGAAATGATCTACAGCGCCACGGGCATCCAGTTTCTACCCTTCAACACGCTGTATCAGCTTGCCGCCGAGCACCCCGACCACCTTGCCCGCGCCCACACACTGCTGATGGTGCCCGACCTGCTGCATTTCTGGCTGTGCGGGGCGGCCGTCACCGAGCGCAGCAACGCCAGCAGCACGCAGTTTTTCGACCTGGTGCGCGGCGACTGGGCGCGGGAACTGCTGGACGCGCTGCACATCCCGGCGGCGCTGCTACCTCCCATTGCACAGGCAGGCAGCGATCTGGGCGAACTGCTGCCGGAAGTGGCCGACCTGACCGGGCTGCGCGGCGTCCGCGTCGTTCTGCCCGCCACCCACGACACCGCCTCTGCCGTGGCTGCCGTACCCGCCGAGGGAACAAACTGGGCCTACATTTCCAGCGGCACCTGGAGTCTGGTGGGCATCGAAACGCCCCAGCCGATCATCAGTGCCCGCACGCGGCAGGAAAACCTGACCAACGAGGCGGGAATTGCCGGAACCACGCGCCTGCTGAAAAACGTGATGGGCCTGTGGATCGTGCAGCAGTGCAACGAGGTCTGGAAGCTGGAGTTTGCCGACCTGTACGCGCAGGCCGCCGGAATCGCGTCCGGCCCGCTGATCGACCCCGACGACGCCCGCTTTCTGCCCCCCGGCGCAGACATGCCCGCCCGCGTGCAGGCCTGGTGCCGCGCCACGGGCCAAGCTGTGCCCCAGACGCCCGCCGAAATCACCCGCTGCGTGTTGGACAGCCTCGCCCAGCGCTGCGCCGAGGTGCTGACCACGCTGGAGGAGGTGAGCGGCCAGCCGATCCGGGTGGTCCATGTGGTGGGCGGCGGCTCTCAGATCGCGCTGCTGAATCAACTGATTGCCGATGCCAGCGGGCGGGCGGTGGTGGCTGGCCCGGTGGAAGCCACCCTGATGGGGAATCTGCTGGTGCAGGCGCTGAGTGGGCAGGAGGCGGGACAGCAGGACGTGGCGGCGCTGCGGCGCGTGGTGCGGGATTCCAACGAGCTGTATCACTACACGCCCCAGCCCTCCACCAATCAGACCACACCTATAAAGGCGAGCCATGCAGATTGA
- a CDS encoding lactate utilization protein B codes for MSAGGLHPSQPFPDAARETLADAQMRRNLRHAAGTIREKRLRAVAEVANWEDIRTQGASIKDTVLGNLAEHLLELEASVKRRGGQVHWARDAGEAQRLVADLVAAQGVSEVIKVKSISTDEIELNAALEARGIHATETDLAELIVQLAEDRPSHILVPAIHKNRAEIRELFRHKLGADLLTDDPAVLAEAARVYLREKFLTTKVAISGANFAIADTGTVCIVESEGNGRMCLTLPDVLISVMGIEKVLPSWADIAPFMQLLPRSSTAERMNPYTSFWSGITPGDGPQHFHLILLDNGRTDVLADKVGRETLRCIRCSACLNVCPVYERAGGHAYGSVYPGPIGAILTPQLLQLEDENANSLPWASSLCGACYDACPVKINIPEILIYLRGQITPHKTPNAESIAMKTAAWIFNEPHRFEGAIKLAHTGQGPLVQHGAIRALPGMLGGWTSSRNLPPFPKQSFRELWRRENEGEQ; via the coding sequence ATGAGCGCGGGCGGCCTCCATCCCTCTCAGCCGTTTCCCGACGCGGCCCGAGAGACGCTGGCAGATGCCCAGATGCGGCGCAATCTGCGGCACGCTGCTGGCACCATCCGCGAGAAACGCCTGCGGGCCGTGGCGGAAGTGGCGAACTGGGAAGACATTCGCACGCAGGGCGCATCCATCAAAGACACGGTGCTGGGCAATCTGGCCGAACACCTGCTGGAGCTGGAAGCGAGCGTGAAGCGCCGGGGCGGGCAGGTTCACTGGGCACGTGACGCCGGGGAAGCTCAGCGGCTGGTGGCCGATCTGGTGGCGGCGCAGGGCGTATCGGAAGTCATCAAGGTCAAGAGCATCAGCACCGACGAAATAGAACTGAATGCGGCGCTGGAAGCACGCGGCATCCACGCCACCGAAACCGATCTGGCCGAACTGATCGTGCAACTGGCCGAAGACCGCCCCAGTCATATTCTGGTGCCCGCCATCCACAAGAACCGCGCCGAAATCCGCGAACTGTTCCGGCACAAACTGGGCGCAGACCTGCTCACCGACGATCCAGCCGTGCTGGCTGAAGCGGCCCGCGTGTATCTGCGCGAAAAGTTTCTGACGACGAAGGTGGCGATTTCGGGCGCAAATTTCGCCATTGCCGACACGGGCACCGTCTGCATCGTGGAATCGGAGGGCAACGGGCGCATGTGCCTGACGCTGCCCGACGTGCTGATCTCGGTGATGGGCATTGAAAAGGTGCTGCCGAGCTGGGCCGATATCGCGCCGTTCATGCAGCTTCTGCCGCGCAGCAGCACCGCCGAGCGCATGAATCCATACACGAGTTTCTGGAGCGGCATCACGCCCGGCGATGGCCCGCAGCACTTCCACCTGATTTTGCTGGACAACGGCAGAACCGACGTGCTGGCCGACAAGGTGGGGCGCGAAACGCTGCGCTGTATCCGCTGCTCGGCGTGCCTGAACGTCTGTCCGGTATACGAGCGGGCGGGCGGGCACGCCTACGGCAGCGTGTATCCCGGCCCCATCGGTGCGATTCTGACGCCGCAACTGTTGCAGCTCGAAGATGAGAACGCCAACTCGCTGCCGTGGGCCAGCAGCCTGTGCGGGGCGTGCTACGACGCCTGCCCGGTGAAGATCAATATTCCCGAAATCCTGATCTATCTGCGCGGCCAGATCACGCCGCACAAGACGCCGAATGCCGAGAGCATCGCCATGAAAACAGCGGCGTGGATTTTCAACGAACCACACCGCTTCGAGGGCGCGATCAAGCTGGCCCACACCGGGCAGGGGCCGCTGGTGCAGCACGGCGCGATTCGGGCGCTGCCGGGAATGCTGGGCGGCTGGACGAGTTCGCGCAATCTGCCGCCGTTTCCCAAACAGTCGTTCCGGGAGCTGTGGCGCAGGGAGAATGAAGGTGAGCAGTGA
- the rhaI gene encoding L-rhamnose isomerase produces the protein MTLTPDLLQALLSQRIETPSWGYGNSGTRFKTFAAPGAARTVWEKLDDAAEVQRLTGIAPSVALHIPWDEVDDYAALKRYAAERGLEIGAINPNVFQDDGYKLGSVCSPDEETREQAIAHLLDCVQIMKQTGSRDLSLWFADGTNYAGQDDLRSRKHRMRAALKRVHDALPEGTRMLVEYKLFEPAFYATDLFDWGAAYAHCLAIGTKAQVLVDLGHHAQGVNIEQIVAFLLDEGRLGGFHFNARRYADDDLIVGTSNPFELFCIYAELVSAAASSDDLTRSTAQNVAYMIDQSHNIEPKVEAMLQSVLNCQEAYAKALLIDRDLLREAQVAGDVLGAHRVLTDAFKTDVRPLLMELRAEQALNPDPIKAHRSSSYQARVAQERGTQSGGGGYPVKEKVMSDG, from the coding sequence ATGACCCTGACGCCCGATCTGCTTCAAGCCCTCCTGTCTCAGCGCATCGAAACGCCCTCGTGGGGCTACGGCAATTCCGGCACGCGCTTCAAGACCTTTGCCGCGCCGGGGGCCGCCCGCACCGTCTGGGAAAAGCTCGACGATGCCGCCGAAGTCCAGCGCCTGACGGGCATTGCGCCCAGTGTGGCTCTGCACATTCCCTGGGACGAGGTGGACGATTACGCCGCGCTGAAGCGCTACGCCGCCGAGCGGGGGCTGGAAATCGGCGCGATCAATCCCAACGTGTTCCAGGACGACGGGTACAAGCTGGGCAGCGTATGCAGCCCCGACGAAGAAACGCGGGAACAGGCTATAGCGCACCTGCTCGACTGCGTGCAGATCATGAAACAGACCGGAAGCCGCGACCTGTCTCTGTGGTTTGCAGACGGCACCAACTATGCGGGACAGGACGACCTGAGAAGCCGCAAACACCGCATGCGGGCCGCCCTGAAGCGCGTGCACGACGCCCTGCCGGAAGGCACGCGCATGCTGGTGGAATACAAGCTGTTCGAGCCTGCCTTCTACGCCACCGATCTGTTTGACTGGGGGGCGGCCTACGCGCACTGCCTCGCCATCGGCACTAAGGCGCAGGTGCTGGTCGATCTGGGCCACCACGCGCAGGGCGTGAACATCGAACAGATCGTGGCGTTTCTGCTTGATGAAGGGCGGCTGGGCGGCTTTCATTTCAACGCCCGCCGCTACGCCGACGACGATCTGATCGTGGGCACGTCCAACCCCTTCGAGCTGTTCTGCATTTATGCCGAATTGGTGTCTGCGGCGGCCTCCAGCGATGATCTGACCCGCAGCACCGCGCAGAACGTGGCGTACATGATCGACCAGAGCCACAACATCGAGCCGAAGGTGGAAGCGATGCTTCAGAGCGTGCTGAACTGTCAGGAAGCCTACGCCAAAGCCCTGCTGATCGACCGCGATCTGCTGCGGGAAGCACAGGTGGCTGGCGACGTGCTGGGCGCTCACCGGGTATTGACCGATGCCTTTAAAACCGACGTTCGCCCGCTGCTGATGGAACTCCGCGCCGAACAGGCGCTGAATCCCGACCCCATCAAAGCGCACCGAAGCAGCAGCTATCAGGCCAGAGTCGCGCAGGAACGCGGCACGCAGAGCGGCGGGGGCGGGTATCCGGTGAAGGAGAAGGTGATGAGTGATGGGTGA